One window of Amaranthus tricolor cultivar Red isolate AtriRed21 chromosome 13, ASM2621246v1, whole genome shotgun sequence genomic DNA carries:
- the LOC130798408 gene encoding UDP-arabinopyranose mutase 1-like has protein sequence MAGPSVPATPLLKDELDIVIPTIRNLDFLEMWRPFFQPYHLIIVQDGDPSKTIRVPEGFDYELYNRNDINRILGPKASCISFKDSACRCFGYMVSKKKYIYTIDDDCFVAKDPSGKDINALEQHIKNLLSPSTPFFFNTLYDPYREGADFVRGYPFSMREGAKTAVSHGLWLNIPDYDAPTQLVKPLERNTRYVDAVLTIPKGTLFPMCGMNLAFDRELIGPAMYFGLMGDGQPIGRYDDMWAGWCTKVICDHLGLGVKTGLPYIYHSKASNPFVNLKKEYKGIFWQEECIPFFQNVTLSKDCTSVQKCYLELAKQVKDKLGGLDEYFIKLADAMVTWIEAWDELNGGAPAAVANGK, from the exons ATGGCAGGACCTTCAGTGCCTGCTACTCCTCTTCTCAAAGATGAGCTTGATATTGTCATCCCCACTATCAGAAACCTTGATTTCCTTGAGATGTGGAGACCATTTTTCCAACCTTACCATCTTATCATTGTTCAAGATGGAGACCCTTCTAAAACCATTAGAGTTCCTGAAGGATTTGATTATGAACTTTACAATAGGAATGATATTAATCGTATTCTGGGTCCTAAAGCTTCTTGTATTTCTTTCAAGGATTCTGCTTGTAGATGTTTTGGTTATATGGTTTCTAAGAAGAAGTATATCTATACCATTGACGATGATTGCTTT GTTGCTAAGGATCCATCCGGGAAGGACATAAATGCACTAGAGCAACACATCAAGAACCTTCTTTCTCCATCGACCCCATTTTTTTTCAATACCCTCTATGATCCATACAGGGAAGGCGCTGATTTCGTTCGTGGATACCCCTTTAGTATGCGTGAAGGTGCCAAAACTGCTGTCTCTCACGGTCTTTGGTTGAACATCCCTGATTATGATGCACCCACTCAGCTTGTGAAGCCCCTTGAGAGGAACACTag GTATGTTGATGCTGTCCTAACTATTCCCAAAGGAACCCTCTTCCCAATGTGTGGCATGAACTTGGCTTTCGACCGTGAGCTCATTGGACCTGCTATGTACTTTGGACTCATGGGTGATGGCCAGCCTATTGGTCGTTATGACGATATGTGGGCCGGCTGGTGCACCAAG GTGATATGCGACCACCTTGGGCTGGGAGTGAAGACCGGGCTGCCTTACATATACCACAGCAAAGCAAGCAACCCATTTGTGAACCTGAAGAAAGAATACAAGGGTATCTTCTGGCAAGAAGAGTGCATCCCATTTTTCCAAAACGTGACCCTCTCGAAGGACTGCACTTCCGTCCAAAAGTGCTACCTTGAGCTCGCCAAACAAGTCAAGGACAAACTTGGAGGACTCGACGAATACTTTATCAAGTTGGCGGATGCTATGGTCACCTGGATTGAGGCTTGGGATGAGCTTAACGGAGGAGCTCCGGCTGCTGTCGCTAATGGCAAATAA